Genomic segment of Gopherus flavomarginatus isolate rGopFla2 chromosome 2, rGopFla2.mat.asm, whole genome shotgun sequence:
TCTCAAAAGTCAGTTATTTAATTATGATTTCTATGAAAAACCCTTTATTGCACCATTAATTaggctgtaataataataatgtaaataTTCTAAGCGTATTATAGGTActgatacattttatttttcctaaaatCAATGCAGAGTCTCTTCACTCCAAGTAAGTCATGGAAAAACATGAGCATTTCCACAGTGTTTAGATTTCCCTCCTCCGGCATCACCTCAGCCTTTCTCGCCCAgtccctgagcccctcctccaGCATCACCTCAGCCTTTCCCGCCTAGTTCCTGAGCCCCTCTAGCATTACCTCAGCCTTTCCCGCCCAGAACCTGAGCCCCTCCTCCAGCATCACCTCAGTCTTTCCCACCcagaccctgagcccctcctccggagtcacctcagcctttcccaCCCAAGCTCTGAGCCTTCCCTCTAGCATTACCTCAGCCTTTCCCACCTGGACCCTGAACCGCTCCTCCAGCATCACCTCAGCCTTTCCTGCCTggaccctgagcccctcctccagtgtcacctcagcctttcctgcactggccctgagcaccctccagtgtcacctcagcctttcctgccctggccctgagctccctccagtgtCACCTCAGCTTTTCCTGCCCAGTCTCTGAGCCCCTCCTCCAGCATCATCTcagccttccctgccctggcccttagcccctcctccagcatcacctcagcctttcctgcccagaccctgagcccctcctacaATGTCACCTCAACCTTTCCTGCCTagtccctgagcctctcctccaATATCACCTCAGCCTTTCCCGCCCAGGCTCTGAGCCTCCCCTCTAGCATCACCTCAGCCTTTCCTGCCcagaccctgagcccctcctccaGTGTCACCTTAACCTTTCCTGCCCAGTCCCTGAGTCCCCTCCAGTgtcacctcagcctttcccaCCCAGGCTCTGAGCATCCCCTCTAGCATCACCTCAGCCTTTCCCACCTTGAGCCCCTCCTTCAGTGTCACCTCAACCTTTCCTGCCcagaccctgagcccctcctctgtcgtcacctcagcctttcccccCCAGGCTCTGAGCCCTCCTCCAGCATCACCTCAGCCTTTCTCGCCCAGTCCCTGAGACCCTCCTCCAGCATCACCTCATCCTTTCCCACCATGACTCTGAGCCCTCCTCTGGTGTCACCTCAGTCTTTCCTACCCACTCTCTGAGCCCCTTCTCCGGCACCACCTCATctttccctcccagaccctgagcccctcctctaGCATCACCTCAGCCTTTCCCGCCCAGACCCTGAACCCTACTCCAGCATCACCTGAGCACTCCCCCGTACCTCACTTGATTTACCTCAGATCTTTCCCCCCCTCAGCCCGAGCCCCATCCCCCAACTCATGCTACCCCAGGTCTTTGCCCAGCCTGCTGCCTTAAATTCCCTTCTTCACCCCATCCAGTGACATCGGCATTTCCCACCTGAACATGAAACCCCCTTGTGCCCTGACCTCTCCgtgcctggctggagccctgcccTCTGGTGCCCCATCAGACACTCCCTACCCCCCTCCTCAAGTTACCTAAGCACTTCCTGCCtcaagcccagcccctccctccactCGTACCCTCTCTCTGGATTttgcccccagcctcctcctaTCCCCTCAGCATCATCCCTTCCCGCTCTGCAGCAACTTCAGCACCTCCTGCCTCAGTGCCCTGCATCGCTCTTTACCCACCCACGCTCTGGCTCCCGCCACCTCAGAGCTTcccaccagagcccagctgctTCCCGCCATCTCGCTCCAGCCTCGCCTTTGCGCCTCCTGTCACCTCACAACCCGGCCACCCGCTCCTCTTTCTCAGGCGGCGCCTCGTGCTGCTTCCTACGCCCCTCCTCATGGCACttccaccccttcctgcatctGTCACAGCCCCGTAGCTCTGCCCCCATATGGGAGCCTGGTCCGAGCTCCCCTGCCCCGTCTATGGCGCTTGTTCCATCTGGCATCAACCTTCCTGATGCTCCCGGTTGTGGGGGTTCCAGCACGGTTCTGCCGGCGGCTCTGAGTGCTGGGGTTACCTCCCTCTGCCGCTTCTCCCCATTGGGCTTCCTCTTCCCTGAGGGCCTGGAGCAGCATCAGtgcttcgaaggccagggcccccgcctgggcatgtggccctctgcccctgagccccatcccGGCTCGTGCTGCCTCAGAGGTTCTCTCTCAGTGCCGCCTCACAGTTGGTGCCCACCATCCTCTAATGCTAAGCCCCAGCCCGGGCTTGAGCTGACTCAGCCTCCCTCACACCGAATGCCCTCCCTCTCCAACCCATTCCCGCCAAGCCCAAGTCCCGCACCCTGGTTCCCCGTGTGGGCTCCGTCCAGCCCTTGTGCTCAGGGCTGTTTTGGTGCCTAGTGCTGTGGTGGCAGCGGggtcagtgctgagcagagcttgCTGCGGAGGTGCAAGGGGCAGAGCTCACCTCTCAGGTCATTTCCCACTGCAGCCCCTACACTGTGCCCACCCTGGTCTCTTCCTGTCGGGAGGTGGGGACCAAACCATCCTCTGCTGTTCCTCAGCAGCTCACAGCCCCAAGCCTggccccatccctgctgcccAGGCTCTGGTACCAAGCCCGCCCTGGCTTCCCTCGTCCCCAGCATTACGGTGCCATGCCAGGCCCTTTGGCAGAGACCATCACCAGCCCAAGGAGGAGTTGGGCCTCTCCCAGCCTTAGGCAGCGATTTCCCATTTACAGAGCTGGACTCCACTGATGGGAAAGAGAGGCCAAGAGACAACAACCCAGATCCTCCAAGGCTTTTAGGCCCCTCACTCCCGTGATGGCTAAATacttttaaggatctgggccagtATGGGCAAAAGATACAGCAAAAGTTTCCAATGTAAATAGATATCCACTGCATGGGCATCAGAAAGGGAATTACCTGCTCACTGAAATGTGCTGAGGTGCTGTCAACACATCAGTGTAGTGTGTTCTTAAGGTTATTCTTTTTATCCATAGAGGTCTAAATAAATCTTCTAGGCAAAAGACTTTCAACCTGTGTTTTATTGTACACAAAAAGAAAGAGCTTACAGTTTTACAATTATATCTACAGGAAACAAAATGTCACAATCCAGTACCTTTAATTTTAAATCATACTagagttaaatggaaattctgcCCTTTATTCCCCCTTAAGAAATAGAATACGCTGCATGCAGTTCTTAGTGAGGGTAAATTGATCTACTCACACTTTGGATTTTTTTTGGGGAGAGGCAGGATCTATCTGGAGCAAGCCTaaatccccctgcaccctgggctTTTATGGACTGGGATGCTGAAAGCTTCATAGGCCTTTTGTTTAATTGGGACTAAAAGGTCATAATGATAGGTGGGATAGCAATAAGATGAGGAAGCTTTCCTCGCTGGACCTAGAATAAGGAGGTGGCAGCATGCTGAGAGATGGATCAGATAGAGGGAGGAAGTCTTCCATAATGCCCGCCCCCATATAATCAATAATGAATCAGCCACACACTATTTATAATCTCAATTACTAGCTATTCATGCTCATCGATAATCATCTTTTTGGaaagaactatttttttttaaaaaggtaaatgatAAATCAAAGTTGTAGCTGTCTATGGGGAAATGTAAATGAATTGATTAGGTGATAGGTCAGGTAGGGAGGGGACAGAAAAGTACCTTGTTTTCCTCACACTCAAACTGAGGATGAACTAAcaggagcctgagctctgaggcAAGGTCAGGAATGGACCCTCCCCTTCCTCCACTGGTGGGGTTTTAATCAATGAAGATCCATCAGTtctctgcacagagccacctTGCCTGCCAAAAGGAGGCAAGGCTGAGTGGGACATCCATTCACCCCCAAGGCCTGATGTTCACTCGGGCTAATAACAGTCCCAAGGATCCCCACTAGGCTGGGACATCTCTAGTAGCAGCAGAGCACTCTGGCCTGGGAGAGGGGCCTGCCCATCCAATGCAAACAAAGAGAGCATCTAGCTAGGAATCTGTTTGATTAAGAGGCAGTGtagctcccttcccctcctggtTCTGGCATGGTCAGACGGGGCCCAATTAGCTGAGCACTTGTTTGGGATTTTAGCCTGGTGAGAGTGGGCTTTCAGAGATGGGAAAGGGCAGCTTGTGAGGCAGTGTTGATGTATCTCCACCTGCAGGGTCTTCTGTATGGCTCCCCTGCAAGGGGAAGACCCATTTTGCCAAAGCAATCGTGCAGGCCTCAGGGTGCCAGTTTATACACTTGCAGGCATCTTCCCTGGCTGACAGGTGGTATAGGGAACCACAGAAGCTCACAGCAGCTATTTTCTTACTGATCACCAAGATCCAGCCCTGCATCGTCCTCACTGATAAAATAGGTAAACAGGGAACAGATGCatagagattaaatgacttgaccAAGGCCACAGAAAGGCAGTGGCAAAAATGGGATTAGCACCCAAGAATACTAACTCCTAGGCTCAGACCACAGGACCATGCTGCCTCCCAGGGGCTGGAAGCAAAGGATTGCTATGCCTGCAGGATCTAATGCTACAGTAACAGCCCATTAGATCACTCTTTTCACCCATTGCTCTCAAACTGCTGTATAGAGGGGATATAATTcgctccttttacagatggggaaactgaggcccagagaggggcTGCATCTCACCCAAATCCACATACTGAATCCATGGCAGAGCCAGCTCAGATGGGACTAGAGCCTGGGTCTCCTGACCCCATACTGATGTCCTAGAATAGATGCTCTTGTCTAGGCACCATGGCATCACTTTTGCAGAGAGGGGGCAATTAGGGGAGTCAGGATGAAGTGCTAGGTAAGATTGTCAGTggtgcagggggatgggaggcaggaTGAGGCTGGAGCTCCAGCTATACTCTTGTACCTGTGCTCCTGTCCCCAACAGGctcctttctgcagaactgttccaGCGCTGACCATGAAGCCAATGCCATGATTAAAGCCCAGTTCATGAGCCTCTGGGATGGGCTGGAGAGCAGATCTGACTGCCAGGTACCAGCAGACAGGGAAGAGGGAAGTTGTTCCAGTGTTGCCAAtgctcatgattttgtcatgactcTCATAATAAtgattttccttaaagccccagctcctggagtcaagtggacatgtgatgatttcagccttcattcttaaagaaaaagtaagtttctagccctcatggctgtgcAGAAAGCTTAAAAATGTGACCTCAGTACACCCTCAAGGTTCAAAAagcataaaacaaataaaaagaacacctaatctattatttttacataatcttatgattttaaagccaatattATGAATTTTGGTGAGCCtaacatgatttttgaacatttggggttggcaatactgttgtTGGAAGCCTAGCCAGTGTTTTTGGTTTCCTCTTTGTACCTAGCTTGGTGCTTTGTTGTACCAGTTTGTTACCTttagggggagctgcagcagatCAAATCCCAGCACTTCCCACCAGATCCAACCAACTGGCAACACGTAACCTGCGTGTCTGATTGTGTTGAAGATGATAGTACTGAGCAACAGACTGCGCGATGTGGAACCTGCCATCCCGAGAATGATGCGTGTCACCTTCCAGATCGGTTTACCTGTAAGAAAACAccttcccaaccccagcaccCACCCTCTGCGCCCTGACACTCACACCCtgtcctcctctctccctgcagatgCTGAAGCAGCAGCAAGATATTCTGAAGCTCATTCTGGCCAGAGAAAATATGAGTCTCTGCACTTTGATCCTTCTGCACTGTGCTCAAGAGGCCGTTCTCTGCTCTCTTCAGCACAGACTTGTGGCCTGGCAAGGGGCAAGGTCTCCTAAAAGCCAAGATGCCCATGGTCCAAGAGTCACCAACCTGTGAGTGGCAGATGAGGAGAAGGAAACAACTAGCATTGACAATACAAAGTTCCCCCCAACCAGAGGAGCAGCCCAAGAAGTGGGAGGCTGGGTAGATGCCTAAGCAGGGATGAGCATGCATCATGCAGTGGATAGCCTAcaccaagggtcggcaacctttcagaagtggtgtgccaagttcattgtaatttaaggtttcgtgtgccagtaatacattttaacatttgtagaaggtatctctctatgtctatattatataaataaaactattgtatttaaagtaaataaagtttttaaaatatttaagaagcttcatttaaaataaaattaaaatgcagatcttatcaatttAGTGTGATTCTTGCCTGGGATCCttatctggggttccagccctgctcagtcTGCTTCCGGTCTGGGATCCAGCTGCTGGCCCGggtcagcccgctgccggtctggggttccattcactcaaccagcagtgggctgagcgaagCCGGTGGCCGGGACCTCAGACCAGCAACAGGCTGAGTGGCTCGGTCTGCTGCTGGTCTGAGGACCCAGCTGCTGGCACCactcagcctggggttccattcacccagATCgtcagtgggctgagcggggccagtggccgggaccccagaccggcagcaggctgagccactcagcccgctaccagcctggggttctgctcacccaggccggcagaaggctgagcagggctggcggctGGGACTCCGACTGGAAAGGGTCCAggagctggaaccccagatcggcagcaggctgagtgctgccagcaccccagactggcagcggactgagccactcaaccccccattgGATAAGTGAGTGGAACTcgaggccggcagcaggctgagcgcaGCTGGTGGGactccagaccagcagcaggcgctgagcggggccagcagccgggaccccggctggcaacaGGGCAGCgtccagaaccccagactggcagtgggctgagccactcagcccgccgacacgtgccatcaaaaatcagcttgtgtgccaccatTGGCATGCGTACcataggctgccgacccctgacctacacTGCGCTCCCACACCAGCTTCTGTAAAACCCCAGCTACACTGGGATGAGCAAGAGTGACCACATATgcaacccctcaccccagcagaagcagcagcagcatgttagTCATTGGGGTTCTGATCCCTTCAGGAAAACACCCACCTCAGCCTGCTGATCCACATTCCTTCCACTGTTGCTCACCCATGGGCCactttctccccacccctgcccagcatgACCCACTTTGAGAAAGGAGTCAGGCCTCAATGGCAACAGGATGGGTGCACATAGGATAGGGATTTACCAGCTGGGGTAAGGCGGGACTGGGACTCTCTCCATGACTTGATCTTatcccccagccaagccctgagcAACTTCACAGTCCCCAAGGACTTAAATATCTGGGAAAGCATCAGCCTCCAACTGGTTAATGGTGGACTTATGTTTGCCAGGCTGAGTGGGTTACTGCTCTGAGGAAGCTACAAATTTCCCCCGTCTGAGTGGTAAAACAGTGGTAGATGCCAGAGTGAAGATACTGCCCCTCCAAACCCCCTGCCGGATTAGCAAAGCTGAGAGTCATGGCTGTATTAGCAAGAGAGACCAAAAGGCATAGGGAAGGGTCAGACACTCACAGCACCCAATTCAAAGTgccacctctccccccatctggatgaggattggtcctgctttgagcagagtgttggactagatgacctcctgagatcccgtccaaccctgatattctatgagacaGGCAGCAGGATCCAAACCTGGGGGTGAGAATGGTCAGGTTGGCATGTTGGCACaggcaccagccctgccctgagCAAAGCTGTGAACCTGAAGGAGCTGGTGCAGAAGACCTCACGCAGTGACCTGTGGGAGCGGTGCAGGGACACCACCATGTATTGCATGCACTTGACTACTTCCACAAGCAGCAGATGAAGCAGATCACCCAGATGCTGTAGGATAGTGGGGACTCCATTGAGGATAGGTGGGGCTTGACCTACTGCTACCACTTCCCCCTTCTGCAGCAGGACCCCTCTCTCTCCTGCATCACAGCATAGTGTGGCCCCTTCGTAGTTACCCTGGCAAGCCAAACCTCTCCCCCTCTTATGGGATAGGGCTGAGGTTTCTTCCAGAGCCAACACTCTTTCCCATCTCATTTGGTGTTTTGGCACAGACCACATTGCTTCCAGCCCCCAGGACATGTCAATGCTTCCTGTTATGTGTCAGAGCCCTAGGCAAACCCCTTTGCCCAGGTAGTGAGGCTGCAAGGCACTGGGTGATAGTACAAGTCTGCAGAGGCTGCAGTGGGGTGAACAAAACAAATACCCTTGGATCAAATCCCAGCAGCCACCTAGTCCTTCCTCCTGTCTGTGACAGGAGccagcagctgcttcagaggaaaacgCAAGATATGCTGCAGAAGGCACTTATAGGATAACCTGGCCCAGGGGGAAGTTTCCTTCTAACCCCCACACTCTATGGCTAGAGAATGATGAAAGACTGGGAGTCACTGCAGATACACAAAGAGGCTAAAGAAATGGGACCCATCATGGGCAGGTTCAGTAGGGTGGAAGGATGCATCAAAGAAATAGGGAGTAAAAACCAGCTTGAAGCTTAGGGCCAGGCCAACCCAAAGGGTAGGCTCCGATGCTCATGACTTTGCCTCAAGGCAGTGGAGGAGAGGCTGCAACCACTCACCCAGCTGGACCGATGTTTGCCCTGGGGAAGATGAAGATGTCTAATGGAGTAATGGTAACTGCCCTGATGTTGAAGGAGCCAGTGCTGAATTGACATGCTGGTCAGTCCAGTTTGCCTGCGCCAGACAGCTGGAGAACATCACTTGCAGAGATGGGCTAGTAGGCTCTGTTCCCGGCCTTCCTGGCAGACTGGAAGCAGGAAGGTGACCTGGAGGAATGCAACAGGCTACAAGCCCTTGGCTCAGTTCTGGCTGAGCAGTGGtggatgggtggggaggggatgggagaagTCACATTTAagctaacaacaacaacaaaaaggcaaAATGACTAAATGAAAGGAGGAAATTTATTTCTTCTTCTTGGATTGGGCCCAGTTATATGAGAAGGAAGTTTCATTGCTTCAGAAGAGAGGGTGCAGCAGGTGAGTGGTGCATACCTCCTGGTACACGGGGAACAGAGCACTAGTAATGCATAATCTGCACCAGTTTAATACCAATTGTGGATGTATTTTATGCACAAGACGGCTCAGACATGAAAAAGGAGAAAGAGGGTGGTCCAAGTGGTTAAAGGATAAACACAGTGACCAAGGAGATCTAGATACTCGCTCCCTATCTGCCACAGCTCCTCTCTGACCATGGGCAAGATGCTTTGCTGCACTCTGCCTCGGTTTCTCCATCAGTAGTGTTTGTGAGGTGCTTGGAGATCCTCGTGGAGCACACACTAGAGAAGGTAAAGTATTACGCTGGCAAGGAAGGTGCTGTCCTGGCTTGCACTAAGCTAGAGAAAATAATTTCcagggaaagaaaataaaagcagGAATGTAAGAAGAGCTGGCTGGCTAAGCACTCTTACTGCTGTGGGCTGCACGGCAGAGCAGGTGACAGCTGTCATACTGGAAGCTACATCAAGTTCCAGTTGGCCTATACAGATGACTGCAGTGTTGAGATCTCATCTATGCCTAGTGGGAGCTGGTGCATCCCTAGCCTGCACTACCTCTATGGGTGTACTCCTCTGGCTGAGTGGGGGAGGATAGGACTTGTCCTCTATGCTCATTCAGTCCTTAGCTATCTTCTAGCAGCACTTCCAATGGAGATCCATTCCCATGCTTGGAGGTACTTGGCTAAAGCCCTGGTCCTTCAGCAATAGACTGTTTCCACCCTCAGCTCCGTGCTGCCAAGAAGAAAGCCAGGGCTAGGAGAATGAGACACTCTCCTCTGTGGCTGTGGAAATATTTCACACCCCCTCTACAGCTGGCCACCAGCCTATGGCCAGCCTGGGATCACAGCAGCATACATGCTGCTTGTGCAAGGGGCCAGGGCCTTTCTGAAGCATGCTTCTTCAGCTAGGGTCAACATTTCCCCATTGCTAATAAATCATCTGCCAGCAGGGTACAGGCTTGCAGAAGGCAGGGAAGAAAGGGCAATCTCAAACTCTTCCCTTatccctccctttcccctgctTGCAACCCAGCCCTCTGCTGGAAGAAGCTTCCTCAGTCTCCGGTGAACGCAAGACTCAGGGTTATCTCctgcttcctcccttccctgatTGCTAGAGAAAGTCACTCTGGCTGCTAAAGCTAGAGGGCATATTCACCGTTAGCTACAAGTCAGAGGCCGGCTGAATGCTTCGGCTGCTGTCTGGAGACCAGTCCCTGCTGCCTTCTCAGTTAGTTTAGCTATTTCATGCCACCTTTGCAATGCTGATTGCTGCTAACACCCAGGGAAACCAGCTGCAGGCTGCAGACATGTAATAGATGAAAACAAGCTtgctgtagctcaaaagcttgtgtatctcaccaacagaagttggtccaataaaatatattacctcacccagcttgtctatGTAATACAGGACCACGGTCCTTCCTCTGGCACCCGTCAGATGAAAAGGTTAGGGACCACTGATGCAATAAATGAGGCATTTGCTCACAGCCCCCTTCTGCCTCTATTTTCATTTGTAAATTCCTGCGTGTTGCTCCTTCTCTTCTTGCAAAACACAGGCCCATGCCCTCTCCTTCCCCTAGCTGCTGCACTGCTCCAAAATCCAGCTTCCCCAGCCAAAGGAGCATTGGATGTGAGGCAATAAGTTGTCACCCCAGACCAGCATCTTTGGACAGATGAAACCGACACAGGTAGGACAGAACAGCAGCAAACTGATGAGGGTGGGATCCAAGAAGCCCTGCAATGCTAGCTGCATTAGGACATTTTTCCATGGGGTGGAAGAGCTGGTGATCTCTGAGGCAGTGCTTCCTTACAGAGTAAGTCCAGAATGTACAAGCTGCTACAGAAGCACTGGCTCTGGAGAAGTTTCCCACGCAGAAGCTAGAGTGGGTAATAGCATGAGCGCAGTGGTGGACTGGGACCTGACAACTACACCAGTACATGTTCATTTTCCCCTCCACCCTACTTGAAAACATTAAGGAGAGTCCTGAATACACAGCAAAGGATGAATCAACTTGCCAGACAGATATCAGTAAGGATGCACTGTGACATCACAGGGAGAAATGATCTCATTGTCGTCATAGCACTGGCTTGTTTCCAGGGTTGAGATCAGAAGCCATGGAAGGCAGCTAAGCCTTCACACCCAGGGTCCAGCTGCTTGGGGTGTCGGTGGAGGTCGCTCAGTGCAGATGAGAAAAAACACTGCAGGATCTTAGCATCTGGAAATCTGGCTTTGAAGCCTCATTTGGTGAGCACCAGGGATTTACACTGTGCTTGGGAGGAAGTGCACAATCTCACAGTAGTGAGAGCCTCTCCTGCTGCTTGGCCTGAAATaagtcattcattcattcattcatggaAAGAGACTGTATGGACTGAATGTATGCCTTACCCTTCTGAGACCAAGCTGGAGGTTAGAACAAGGGACCTCCTTACCATCAGAGACATCAAGAGGAACCTTCCTCTCCACCTTTCCATGTCAGCAAGGTGGGCATAGCTGCACACATTGCTTCACAGATCACAGGATGTCAGGCTGGCAGGAGTACATCAGCAGCTTGATGAGAGACGGGCTGTGCTGCGATGCAGCAGTGATCTCCATGGCTCACCAGCAGCTCCTGGCTGCCCACCCAGGTGGGGTTCTGGAAAACATGACTCAGCTGGAGATCCAAGCACTCCTGGACAGGAATAGAGACACCCTTCTCACCAAGGGAGCCACACTGGGTGGGGTCAAGTGTCTGGTGATCCGGGACAATCTCTACACAGACACCCACAATTATACCATGGACCTCCGGACCAAACAACAAGAAAACAGTGACACCTGCACCAATGCCATTACCGTTGCCCTGGCCAACCCAGTGTGCTTCATCCTGGTGGGCCAGAACGGGATCCAGGGAGGAACGCTGAACCTGAAGGCTTTCAAGATGGTGTGTTACATTAAGAACTCAATGCACCAATAAAGACAAATCCTGAGTGACCTCCTTCCCCTGGCCACGAGTTCCTCTTTACTCCTCTATCTGTAGGACATCTCCCTCAGGTACGGAGCAGCCCTTAGAACACCCTGTTGATTAACTGCATTCCTTCTGGGCTCCAAGGCTAGATATGGTAACATCCTATGGTAGTTAAGTCCCAATAGAATGATTTGATCTACAGGGCAGTTCTACAGGTGCATTTTGCCAAACCTACCTACTATGCAAGGGGAGGGGGCACATACAGCACACTAAGGATCTTCTGAGAGCCTGAACAACCTGCCAACAACAGGAATTGCTTGCAGCTTCAGCTGTCAGAAAGGCACACTCCTCCAGTATCCTCATTGTAGGGGGCAATGCAATAGCTAGTGGGCCTAGGCCCTAGATTCTGATGTTTTGCCATGCAAGAGATACGAGTTGCAACAGTTCAACTCTGTCAGCACAGACAATACTTAAATTCTGAGAATTAAAAGCCTTTCTATAGCGATCCCAACCACTAGGCTTTCCTAATAATAAAGACATTCCTGGCCATTGTAATTGTGGAGAGCAGTATTTCTCAACTACCAGTCCTGGACCGGTGCCAGTCCCCAAGaactccctgacacagtttaggaaggcagcaagccagccctGGGTATCAAAAAG
This window contains:
- the LOC127044679 gene encoding outer mitochondrial transmembrane helix translocase-like, whose translation is MLIDNHLFGKNYFFLKSVDVSPPAGSSVWLPCKGKTHFAKAIVQASGCQFIHLQASSLADRWYREPQKLTAAIFLLITKIQPCIVLTDKIGSFLQNCSSADHEANAMIKAQFMSLWDGLESRSDCQMIVLSNRLRDVEPAIPRMMRVTFQIGLPMLKQQQDILKLILARENMSLCTLILLHCAQEAVLCSLQHRLVAWQGARSPKSQDAHGPRVTNL
- the LOC127044680 gene encoding profilin-2-like, which translates into the protein MSGWQEYISSLMRDGLCCDAAVISMAHQQLLAAHPGGVLENMTQLEIQALLDRNRDTLLTKGATLGGVKCLVIRDNLYTDTHNYTMDLRTKQQENSDTCTNAITVALANPVCFILVGQNGIQGGTLNLKAFKMVCYIKNSMHQ